Proteins from a genomic interval of Pseudophryne corroboree isolate aPseCor3 chromosome 4, aPseCor3.hap2, whole genome shotgun sequence:
- the LOC134910938 gene encoding uncharacterized protein LOC134910938, whose translation MVKVMSPTSQEEIEEMRAVPSQNAVGSLMYESIGTRPNITHAVSRASPFAINPGRQHWIAVKRILRYLKGTILLKLMFTKSKDTTLKVFCDANWGSDEVDHRSYMGYLFILAGAAISWVSR comes from the coding sequence ATGGTAAAGGtcatgtcaccaaccagccaggaggagatagaggaaatgagagcGGTTCCTTCTCAAAATGCAGTTGGTAGCTTAATGTATGAAAGTATTGGGACTCGCCccaacatcacacatgcagtgagccgggcaagcccgtttgcaattaaccctgggaggcaacactggattgcagtcaaaagaatcttgAGATACTTAAAAGGTACAATTTTATTAAAGTTgatgtttacaaagtcaaaagaTACGACTTtgaaagttttctgtgatgccaattggggatcagatgaggtTGACCATCGTTCCTACATGGGATACTTGTTCATTTTGGCAGGCGCAGCCATCAGTTGGGTGAGCAGATag